The genomic segment AAAGTTTAAGGTAATGGATGGATTCGCAGCTTCATAAGCTTGCTTGAGCTCTTGAAGGGCATCGGTCAAGCTGGCAGCAGCAGAGATCGTTAAATCTACTTTCTCGGCAGGTGCAGGAGCTTCGCTCGCCTGCGGAGATGCGGATTCTGCAACAGCAGCGCTAGGACTGCTTGCGCTTGTGTTTGAGGCAGCCGTTCCAGTATTGTTCGCCCCGCATGCCGCGCATACAAGCAGCACAGCCAACATGAAAAATAGTACAGCAGGTTTCTTGAAAGGTGTAAGCATAAACTCTCCTCCAAATATAGTTTATTATATCTATTTATAACTAAACATCATTATAGACTGGTGTCAATTCGACTGTAAAGTGAGATGGGAGGTTTGAAATAGATTATGCTACAATTAAAGGTATGAAAATAATAACCGAATTCAACCTGCGACCTGGGCTGGACGAGGCTAAGGAGATCCCATATGTCCGCTGACATCTCATATACTACTGAAGAAATTGCCAAGCTTCTGAAAATTTCCAAACTAACCGTATACGATTTGATTAAAAAAGGAGATCTGCCCTCCTACCGGGTAGGCAAGCAGATGCGGATTGACGCTTCCGATCTGGAAGCGTACAAGCTGCGGGCAAAAGGCCTCCAAGCCAGTGCGCCTGCCGGCAAGCCAATGGCTTCCCAGCAGCAAGGCGCTCCATACGCGAAAGCGCTGGATTTATCGGACCGAAACGCTGCCTTGTCAACGGCTGGCGGGGGACGCCCGATTGTCATTACCGGGCAAGATATGAGCCTGGATATTTTGGCCAAGCATATCGAGCGGGAGGGACCCGGCTTGCGCCCGCTGCGCTCCTATGTCGGCAGCATGGACAGCCTGATATCAATGTATAGGGGAGAATCTGACATCGTCAGCACGCATCTGCTGGATGGCGATACAGGGGAATATAACGTTCCCTATATTCGTAAACTATTGATTGGGGCACCTTATATCGTTGTTCATATGTTGGCGAGG from the Paenibacillus sp. BIHB 4019 genome contains:
- a CDS encoding helix-turn-helix transcriptional regulator codes for the protein MSADISYTTEEIAKLLKISKLTVYDLIKKGDLPSYRVGKQMRIDASDLEAYKLRAKGLQASAPAGKPMASQQQGAPYAKALDLSDRNAALSTAGGGRPIVITGQDMSLDILAKHIEREGPGLRPLRSYVGSMDSLISMYRGESDIVSTHLLDGDTGEYNVPYIRKLLIGAPYIVVHMLARSAGLFVQQGNPLKLASWADLAKPGLRLINRERGAGARVLLDEQLRLHGIPAASIIGYDQEQTNHLGVAAQVASGEADVGIGTERAAAIVSRLTYIPLVQEQYDLVMLKKPDNQLFIDAVIRILRSQSFKQELGAIEGYDLTRTGEIVAES